The following proteins come from a genomic window of Mucinivorans hirudinis:
- a CDS encoding Type I restriction-modification system (DNA-methyltransferase subunit M), translating into MSEEQQRILKAQLWKMACEMRGNMNASDFMNFGLGLIFYKYLSERIEMFINDQLQNDNTDFRTVWAEGNEDIKQELRNVAIEDIGYFLEPEYLFSTLSADAKDGKFILEALGQSFKHIEDSTLSADSEDDFQNLFDDVDLTSAKLGKTADDKNKLISSLLLALDEVDFCLKDTEIDILGDAYEYMIGEFAAGAGQKAGEFYTPQQVSKVLAQIVTVGRERVRNVYDPTCGSGSLLLSVAKEGFAEFIYGQEKNPTTYNLARMNMLLHNRRYDKFEIRSGDTLEDDQFENEVFDAIVANPPFSAQWSADSKFNTDDRFSRAGALAPKSKADYAFILHMIHHLHDGGTMACVAPHGVLFRGASEGKIRRYLIETKNYIDAIIGLPANLFYGTSIPTCILVLKKCRKEGDDVLFIDASKGFEKVKTQNKLLPEHIEKIVNTYKSRAEIEKYSHKATIEEIAENDFNLNIPRYVDTFEEEEEIDIKAVMAEIKTLEAKRSELDKQIDVYLKELGLVF; encoded by the coding sequence ATGAGCGAAGAACAACAACGGATATTGAAAGCACAGCTATGGAAGATGGCGTGCGAAATGCGTGGTAATATGAATGCCAGCGACTTTATGAATTTTGGGCTTGGATTGATATTCTATAAATATCTTTCTGAACGGATCGAAATGTTTATCAACGACCAACTTCAAAATGACAACACCGATTTCAGAACAGTTTGGGCTGAGGGTAACGAGGATATAAAACAAGAGTTGCGCAACGTAGCTATTGAAGATATTGGTTACTTCTTGGAACCTGAGTATCTCTTTTCAACACTCTCGGCAGATGCAAAGGACGGAAAATTCATCCTTGAGGCATTGGGGCAATCGTTCAAACATATTGAGGATAGCACCCTAAGTGCTGACTCTGAGGATGATTTTCAAAATCTGTTTGACGACGTAGATTTAACTTCGGCTAAACTGGGTAAAACTGCTGATGATAAGAATAAATTAATTAGCAGTTTGTTATTGGCTCTTGACGAGGTCGATTTTTGCCTGAAAGACACAGAGATTGATATCCTGGGTGATGCCTATGAGTATATGATCGGAGAGTTTGCGGCAGGGGCAGGGCAAAAAGCAGGTGAATTCTACACCCCACAGCAGGTATCGAAAGTATTGGCTCAAATAGTAACCGTTGGCAGAGAACGTGTTCGCAATGTGTATGACCCTACTTGTGGCTCTGGTTCGTTGCTTTTGAGTGTTGCAAAGGAGGGTTTCGCCGAATTTATATACGGACAAGAGAAAAACCCGACAACATACAACCTTGCCCGAATGAATATGCTGCTTCACAACAGGCGTTACGATAAATTTGAAATACGAAGTGGCGACACCTTGGAGGATGACCAATTTGAAAACGAAGTTTTTGATGCAATCGTAGCAAATCCACCGTTCTCGGCACAATGGAGTGCTGATAGCAAATTCAATACTGATGACCGTTTTAGCCGTGCCGGAGCGTTGGCTCCTAAAAGCAAAGCTGATTATGCCTTTATTCTGCATATGATTCACCACTTGCACGATGGAGGTACAATGGCTTGTGTTGCTCCACACGGAGTTTTGTTTCGTGGTGCTTCAGAGGGAAAAATCCGTAGATATTTGATTGAAACAAAGAACTACATAGATGCTATTATCGGACTTCCCGCCAACTTGTTCTACGGTACATCTATACCGACTTGTATTTTAGTGCTGAAAAAGTGCCGCAAGGAGGGAGACGATGTTTTGTTTATTGATGCTTCGAAAGGATTTGAAAAGGTCAAGACCCAAAACAAGCTTTTACCTGAACACATTGAGAAGATTGTTAATACCTATAAAAGTCGTGCTGAAATCGAGAAATATTCTCACAAAGCAACCATTGAGGAGATTGCCGAAAATGATTTCAATCTGAATATTCCTCGCTATGTAGATACATTTGAGGAGGAAGAAGAGATTGATATTAAGGCTGTGATGGCTGAAATCAAGACACTTGAAGCCAAACGCAGCGAATTAGATAAGCAGATAGATGTTTATTTGAAGGAGTTAGGCTTAGTCTTTTAA
- a CDS encoding Type I restriction-modification system, specificity subunit S, producing the protein MKNNKNNNCNFPTLRFPEFAGEWEEVRLKDICTISKGAGISKDQLSIDGTPCILYGELYTKYKSEVVRDVFSRTNICDSNLVRSKANDVIIPSSGESAVDIATARCIPYDGVLLGGDLNIIRLSEQNGIFFSYQLNGARKREIAKVAQGVSVVHLYGENLKNLTVFYPLKAEQDKIARFLSLIDERIATQNKIIAHLESLIKGLYSTTNKIGWKSYLLSELMIERKEFNTKQFPIYSVSVDVGLVDQIEHLGRSFAAKDTRHYNVVRPGDVVYTKSPTGSFPFGIVKQSLVNPAVAVSPLYGVYQPKSIHIGRIIQHYFASPIRTNNYLHSLIQKGAKNTINISTQHFLDKAILLPSSEKEIISISELLASYNDKCDLEKALREHLLSQKMFLLQKMFI; encoded by the coding sequence ATGAAGAATAATAAAAATAATAATTGCAATTTTCCAACTTTGCGATTCCCTGAGTTTGCTGGGGAGTGGGAGGAGGTGAGGTTGAAGGATATTTGTACTATCTCCAAAGGGGCTGGTATCTCAAAAGACCAATTATCAATAGACGGAACGCCTTGCATTCTATATGGAGAGTTATACACCAAATATAAATCCGAGGTTGTCCGAGATGTCTTTAGTCGCACAAACATTTGTGATTCAAACCTTGTAAGGAGCAAGGCGAATGACGTAATTATCCCTTCTTCGGGAGAAAGTGCAGTTGATATTGCCACAGCACGCTGTATTCCTTATGATGGAGTATTACTTGGTGGCGACTTAAATATAATTAGACTGTCTGAGCAAAATGGCATTTTTTTTAGCTATCAATTGAATGGAGCGAGGAAGCGAGAAATAGCTAAAGTAGCACAGGGGGTATCAGTGGTACACCTATATGGCGAAAATCTCAAGAACCTTACGGTCTTCTATCCACTAAAAGCGGAACAGGATAAGATAGCTCGATTTTTATCCTTAATCGACGAGCGTATCGCAACCCAAAACAAAATAATTGCCCATTTAGAATCTCTAATTAAAGGGCTTTATTCAACCACAAACAAAATTGGATGGAAGAGTTACTTATTAAGCGAATTGATGATTGAGCGTAAAGAGTTTAATACAAAGCAATTTCCTATATATTCCGTTTCTGTTGACGTTGGACTTGTTGACCAAATTGAACACCTTGGAAGGTCTTTCGCTGCTAAAGACACAAGACACTACAATGTGGTAAGACCTGGTGATGTGGTGTATACTAAAAGTCCTACAGGTAGTTTTCCTTTTGGTATAGTGAAGCAAAGTTTAGTTAATCCAGCCGTAGCTGTATCACCACTTTATGGAGTCTATCAACCTAAGAGCATCCATATAGGGAGAATAATCCAACACTATTTTGCATCTCCTATTAGAACAAACAATTATTTGCATTCCCTCATACAAAAAGGTGCTAAAAATACTATCAATATTTCCACTCAACATTTTTTAGATAAAGCCATTCTTTTACCAAGTAGCGAAAAAGAAATAATCTCTATATCTGAACTTTTAGCGTCATACAATGATAAATGTGACCTCGAAAAGGCACTCAGAGAACATCTATTGTCTCAAAAAATGTTCTTACTACAAAAGATGTTCATATAA
- a CDS encoding Type I restriction-modification system, specificity subunit S → MRFPEFAGEWEEVRLKDICTISKGAGISKDQLSIDGTPCILYGELYTKYKSEVVRDVFSRTNICDSNLVRSKANDVIIPSSGESAVDIATARCIPYDGVLLGGDLNIIRLSEQNGIFFSYQLNGARKREIAKVAQGVSVVHLYGENLKNLTVFYPLKAEQDKIARFLSLIDERIATQNKIIAHLESLIKGLSQIIFENNAGWEESTISEVASVVSGGTPDTSIPSFWGGDINWFTPSEIGRAKYVNSSNRTITEKGLKNSSAKLLPPNSLLLSTRATIGECSICQSTCTTNQGFQSLVATHVDYEFLFYFMRTKKSELIKKASGSTFSEISANEVKRLKIFIPTINTQKQIANLLKSVDEKITIETKVLSAYNLQKQTLLQRLFI, encoded by the coding sequence TTGCGATTCCCTGAGTTTGCTGGGGAGTGGGAGGAGGTGAGGTTGAAGGATATTTGTACTATCTCCAAAGGGGCTGGTATCTCAAAAGACCAATTATCAATAGACGGAACGCCTTGCATTCTATATGGAGAGTTATACACCAAATATAAATCCGAGGTTGTCCGAGATGTCTTTAGTCGCACAAACATTTGTGATTCAAACCTTGTAAGGAGCAAGGCGAATGACGTAATTATCCCTTCTTCGGGAGAAAGTGCAGTTGATATTGCCACAGCACGCTGTATTCCTTATGATGGAGTATTACTTGGTGGCGACTTAAATATAATTAGACTGTCTGAGCAAAATGGCATTTTTTTTAGCTATCAATTGAATGGAGCGAGGAAGCGAGAAATAGCTAAAGTAGCACAGGGGGTATCAGTGGTACACCTATATGGCGAAAATCTCAAGAACCTTACGGTCTTCTATCCACTAAAAGCGGAACAGGATAAGATAGCTCGATTTTTATCCTTAATCGACGAGCGTATCGCAACCCAAAACAAAATAATTGCCCATTTAGAATCTCTAATTAAAGGGCTAAGTCAAATTATCTTTGAAAATAATGCAGGATGGGAAGAGTCTACTATCTCAGAAGTTGCTTCTGTTGTTAGTGGAGGAACTCCTGATACAAGCATTCCTTCCTTTTGGGGTGGTGATATAAATTGGTTCACACCTTCTGAAATAGGAAGAGCAAAATACGTTAATAGCAGCAATCGGACTATCACCGAAAAAGGACTAAAAAATTCAAGTGCAAAATTATTGCCGCCTAATAGCCTCTTACTTTCGACAAGAGCTACCATTGGAGAATGTTCTATTTGTCAGTCTACTTGCACTACTAATCAGGGCTTTCAATCTCTTGTCGCAACTCACGTTGATTATGAATTTCTCTTTTATTTCATGCGAACAAAAAAATCCGAATTAATAAAGAAAGCAAGTGGTTCAACTTTTTCAGAAATCTCAGCAAATGAAGTAAAACGATTGAAAATCTTCATCCCAACTATTAACACGCAAAAGCAAATTGCCAATCTACTTAAGAGTGTAGATGAGAAAATCACCATTGAGACAAAAGTTTTAAGTGCATACAATCTGCAAAAACAAACACTCCTGCAAAGGTTATTTATATGA
- a CDS encoding Site-specific recombinase, phage integrase family, whose amino-acid sequence MTQLPIQEITCLWRADKKQYVKTSTISAYTLLIENHILPAFGEADRINESDVQGFVFEKLNSGLSHKSIKDILIVLKMILKFGVKNGYLEHTQIDIKFPTQRDKHEIEVLSRSNHRKVISHIEENFTFRNLGIYICLCAGMRIGEICALKWEDIDTENGIISVKKTIQRVYMIEGEERYTELILDSPKTKNSIRDIPMTRDLLKLLKPLKRIMNHNYFVLTNESKPTEPRTYRNYYKQFMQDIGVPILKFHGLRHSFATRCIESKCDYKTVSVILGHSNISTTLNLYVHPNMEQKKKCIDQMVKALK is encoded by the coding sequence ATGACACAATTACCAATTCAAGAGATTACATGCTTATGGCGTGCAGACAAAAAACAGTATGTGAAAACATCTACAATTTCTGCGTACACACTGCTAATTGAGAATCATATCCTACCAGCCTTTGGAGAGGCTGATAGAATCAATGAGTCAGATGTGCAAGGGTTTGTTTTCGAGAAACTAAATTCAGGATTGAGCCACAAATCAATCAAAGATATACTCATCGTTCTGAAGATGATATTAAAATTTGGAGTTAAAAATGGATATCTCGAACACACTCAAATAGATATAAAGTTTCCTACTCAACGAGACAAACACGAAATAGAAGTTTTAAGTAGGAGTAATCACAGAAAGGTCATATCTCATATTGAGGAGAACTTTACATTTCGGAATCTTGGTATTTATATTTGTCTTTGTGCCGGAATGAGAATTGGCGAGATATGTGCATTAAAATGGGAGGATATTGATACCGAGAATGGTATCATAAGCGTCAAAAAGACCATTCAACGTGTATATATGATTGAAGGAGAGGAACGATATACAGAACTGATTTTAGACTCGCCAAAGACCAAAAACTCTATTAGAGACATCCCTATGACAAGAGATTTATTGAAATTATTAAAGCCACTAAAACGTATTATGAATCACAATTACTTTGTCCTTACCAATGAATCCAAACCGACCGAACCACGTACATATAGGAATTATTACAAACAATTTATGCAAGATATTGGAGTGCCAATATTGAAATTTCATGGACTTAGACACAGCTTCGCAACTCGTTGTATAGAGAGCAAGTGCGACTATAAGACTGTTAGCGTCATATTAGGGCACTCAAACATTAGTACGACACTAAATCTTTATGTTCACCCCAATATGGAACAAAAAAAGAAATGTATAGACCAAATGGTAAAAGCATTAAAGTAG
- a CDS encoding Uncharacterized phage-associated protein → MLLVKNSANWLKWIIFAMLLFVLPRHYYFDVSQLFSTKNIKNQRIPIIFAYYLERNCFMNNINDIVDYIISKVKSEDDSASLINLKLQKLLYYIQAWSYGINGKAMFEGEFQAWVHGPVNREIYDRFNPTKYLYSEINLEDRIKTDVKIDEETAEFIDFILENYLKYSGAELERLSHSELPWIQTRGKIGAYDRCEECISEELLISYYGSKWKEINS, encoded by the coding sequence ATGCTTTTGGTAAAGAATAGTGCGAATTGGTTGAAATGGATTATCTTTGCTATGCTACTCTTTGTGTTGCCGCGTCATTATTATTTTGATGTAAGTCAATTATTTTCAACAAAAAACATCAAAAATCAAAGAATACCCATTATATTTGCATATTATTTGGAAAGGAATTGTTTTATGAACAATATTAACGACATAGTAGACTATATCATCTCTAAGGTTAAGTCAGAAGATGATTCTGCATCTTTGATTAATTTAAAGTTGCAGAAACTATTGTATTATATTCAGGCTTGGTCATATGGTATTAATGGGAAAGCTATGTTTGAAGGCGAATTTCAAGCGTGGGTTCATGGCCCTGTAAATAGAGAAATATATGATAGATTCAATCCAACCAAGTATTTATATTCCGAAATAAATCTGGAAGATAGAATAAAAACTGATGTGAAAATAGATGAAGAAACTGCTGAATTCATTGATTTTATCTTGGAAAATTATCTTAAATATAGCGGTGCCGAACTAGAACGTCTTTCGCATTCTGAGTTACCTTGGATTCAAACAAGAGGTAAGATAGGAGCATATGATAGGTGTGAAGAATGTATCTCTGAGGAATTATTAATTAGTTATTATGGCTCCAAGTGGAAAGAGATTAACTCATAA
- a CDS encoding Transcription-repair coupling factor, producing the protein MAQDQNYTVSYTINVDATKGTTQVQEFATAVGKLMQAKADIKPALANIQSMMTEIDKAFRTQSGKKRDYNYKVSIDTTGTEEKLTRVKSLLGEIREMSKGINLVINANQPLDSKNIKAKAKALLNKKEAESRNAAVEQSAATSVKSMLDAQKSITKVIGKITAALVQLEKGREINIKTDVAKQRLIEILGLMNQIKGASKMTLGMGMGSPGKATAANPIANTIKPPFVYNPVREYVLPQAVSDKLNERLITNRALATQKREFGKEDAADKLRAQRLQQQLRGQEWDRQFRMRSNDMRERQAATEAARTARDKTRTDRQNAAQVINTVQRGQRNIVTGQTNRQRAAINRLQYARTPSLRTLPMAHMFNAYMMYGFLRTELTKAIEYSNIMTSAQSILRVADSDLTTFESRFTKMAMYVRQIGVETKFTASEVAGAVKYLSMAGMNINTINESIRPITNLALIGDNDVSQIADLATNIMAGYDIKSESMNSVADILASTISRSNVNIIEMAESYKMAAGYMRMAGVEFTESSAAIGILGNMGVKGTMAGTAMRAMATRFAKPTRESQNTLDRLGVKFTTHEDVYGKQVERLRPLAEIFEELNKKGATMGDMQAIFGKIGGNAAMMFVRNYEQLKTLTVQNQGSHGISTELAKVKQENTKGLWAQMTSQVTESFMQGYEIIEPIIKSTLRELIEKFKSREFAVGLASIGQALLNIVSVLAKIGAWVGRNFHWIEPLLFSSFVATRLFKLAGAITNIGVALGFMGKQSVASSGLQAITSLVGMGGGKLSFGAKRQIVTALSAAGVSGKGAMAQALMSAGVGGMGLKGAGLFANQVATGNGLIGAGASIAALGTGALVATAGVSALIGAIGFLAYKTWKVKEAKDAVLEEIRANEKYRYPSIDALNSSLAVTYKTAMEAKKAMDELTSGKTITEGSGQKIGAFTGNWWAATLSSMGSGMSARYGGYTSYANQYTYNDARQDDTRSALRTLARKDSQSRINSAYADLGKARTDIEIGAFMQNIRSKYGQDEGSLDRTLFTIGKDGKANYVKGIGDMKEADAYKLYDYVDYMNRELVPEITNFTTLYRQIMASPDAAQSALVKAGFSYKALTDRGFYKDKNGNWVQRALDKNATDKEREDALAGSQDVHNRVVNMMASLRQTWGGSEEIAKNIMEKAGFTRLLYSNEPDRADPQPWNANGITYNTGDPDDGLAGGNYSGTGKLSSAAPKQVIVNITNLLSVEAIKILKSEDGKSSEVQGLKEQLAQALIDVVHDFDASWNG; encoded by the coding sequence ATGGCTCAAGATCAAAACTATACAGTCAGTTATACTATCAATGTAGATGCGACAAAGGGAACTACACAGGTTCAGGAGTTTGCAACTGCTGTTGGAAAACTGATGCAGGCAAAGGCAGATATAAAACCTGCACTTGCCAACATTCAGAGTATGATGACCGAAATTGACAAGGCTTTTCGTACTCAGTCAGGTAAGAAGCGGGACTATAACTACAAGGTATCTATCGACACGACAGGAACCGAAGAGAAACTGACCCGTGTGAAAAGCCTGCTTGGTGAAATCAGAGAGATGTCAAAGGGTATCAATTTGGTTATTAATGCCAATCAGCCATTAGACAGCAAGAATATCAAGGCGAAAGCCAAAGCTCTGCTCAATAAGAAAGAGGCAGAGAGCCGTAATGCAGCCGTTGAGCAGAGTGCAGCAACCTCAGTCAAGTCTATGCTTGATGCTCAGAAGAGTATCACAAAGGTTATTGGTAAGATTACCGCTGCACTAGTTCAGCTTGAAAAAGGTCGTGAGATAAACATCAAGACCGACGTTGCCAAACAGCGACTCATTGAGATTCTCGGCTTGATGAACCAGATAAAGGGAGCATCGAAGATGACTCTCGGTATGGGTATGGGGTCGCCCGGCAAGGCTACCGCTGCAAACCCGATCGCAAATACCATCAAACCGCCCTTTGTCTATAACCCGGTTCGGGAATATGTATTACCGCAAGCCGTATCGGACAAACTCAACGAGAGGCTGATCACCAACCGTGCCCTTGCGACACAGAAACGAGAGTTTGGTAAAGAGGATGCGGCTGACAAGTTAAGAGCACAGCGACTTCAACAACAATTACGAGGTCAAGAGTGGGATCGTCAGTTTCGGATGCGCTCGAATGATATGCGAGAGCGACAAGCCGCAACCGAAGCTGCTCGCACAGCCAGAGACAAAACACGTACCGACAGGCAAAATGCGGCACAGGTAATCAATACCGTTCAGCGCGGACAGCGTAATATTGTCACCGGGCAGACCAACCGACAACGTGCGGCTATTAATCGACTGCAATATGCCCGAACTCCATCGCTCAGGACACTGCCGATGGCGCATATGTTCAACGCCTATATGATGTATGGCTTTCTGCGCACGGAGCTGACCAAGGCGATTGAGTATTCCAACATTATGACCTCGGCACAGAGCATTTTGCGGGTTGCCGACTCTGATTTGACCACCTTCGAGAGCCGTTTCACGAAGATGGCGATGTATGTTCGTCAGATTGGTGTGGAGACCAAATTTACCGCCTCAGAAGTTGCAGGGGCGGTGAAATACCTCTCAATGGCGGGTATGAACATCAATACCATCAACGAGTCGATACGCCCGATTACGAACCTTGCTCTGATTGGCGATAATGATGTATCTCAGATTGCCGACCTCGCGACCAATATAATGGCCGGGTACGACATCAAGAGTGAGAGTATGAACTCGGTTGCCGATATTTTGGCATCGACCATCTCTCGCTCGAATGTGAACATCATTGAGATGGCAGAATCCTATAAGATGGCGGCAGGTTATATGCGTATGGCAGGGGTGGAATTTACCGAAAGTTCCGCAGCGATTGGTATTTTGGGTAATATGGGTGTCAAAGGTACGATGGCGGGTACTGCTATGCGTGCTATGGCTACACGTTTTGCCAAACCGACTCGTGAATCTCAAAATACGCTCGACCGTCTTGGAGTGAAGTTTACGACCCACGAAGATGTTTATGGAAAACAGGTTGAGCGACTACGCCCACTGGCAGAGATTTTTGAGGAGCTCAATAAGAAGGGTGCCACGATGGGCGATATGCAGGCCATATTCGGTAAAATCGGCGGTAATGCGGCTATGATGTTTGTCCGCAACTACGAGCAGCTTAAAACCCTCACCGTGCAGAATCAAGGCTCACACGGCATTTCAACAGAACTTGCCAAGGTCAAGCAGGAAAACACCAAAGGACTCTGGGCACAGATGACCTCTCAGGTGACCGAAAGTTTTATGCAGGGCTATGAGATTATCGAACCTATCATAAAATCGACACTTCGGGAGCTTATTGAGAAGTTCAAGAGCCGTGAGTTTGCCGTTGGATTGGCTTCCATTGGTCAGGCACTGCTCAATATCGTTTCGGTGCTTGCTAAGATAGGTGCTTGGGTTGGGCGTAATTTTCATTGGATTGAGCCGCTGCTGTTTTCGAGCTTCGTTGCTACACGTCTATTCAAACTCGCCGGGGCGATTACCAATATCGGGGTTGCACTCGGATTTATGGGCAAGCAGTCTGTTGCATCGTCAGGACTTCAGGCCATCACGTCATTGGTCGGTATGGGTGGCGGTAAGCTCTCTTTCGGAGCCAAACGCCAAATCGTAACGGCTCTGAGTGCGGCAGGTGTGTCGGGCAAGGGGGCAATGGCTCAAGCTCTGATGTCTGCCGGAGTTGGAGGCATGGGGCTCAAGGGAGCTGGTCTATTTGCCAATCAGGTAGCCACAGGAAATGGTTTGATTGGTGCCGGAGCCTCGATCGCAGCACTTGGGACAGGTGCATTGGTTGCCACTGCCGGAGTGAGTGCCCTTATTGGTGCAATCGGATTTTTGGCATATAAGACTTGGAAGGTCAAAGAGGCAAAGGATGCCGTTTTGGAGGAGATTCGGGCAAATGAGAAGTACCGTTATCCCTCGATTGATGCCCTAAATAGCTCACTGGCTGTCACCTACAAAACAGCTATGGAGGCTAAGAAGGCAATGGACGAATTGACTTCTGGCAAAACCATTACCGAAGGGTCGGGGCAAAAGATTGGTGCATTCACAGGCAACTGGTGGGCGGCGACTCTCTCTTCAATGGGCTCAGGTATGAGTGCAAGGTATGGTGGTTATACCAGTTATGCTAATCAATACACATACAACGATGCCCGTCAAGACGACACCCGAAGTGCTCTTCGCACCCTTGCTCGTAAGGATAGTCAGTCACGTATCAACTCGGCTTATGCAGATTTAGGTAAAGCCCGAACCGACATTGAGATTGGTGCGTTTATGCAAAATATCCGCTCCAAATATGGTCAGGACGAGGGTTCGTTAGACCGCACTCTATTTACAATCGGCAAAGACGGTAAGGCAAACTATGTGAAGGGCATTGGCGATATGAAAGAGGCCGATGCTTACAAACTTTACGATTATGTCGATTATATGAACCGAGAGTTGGTGCCTGAGATTACCAACTTTACGACACTGTATCGTCAGATAATGGCTTCGCCCGATGCCGCTCAGAGTGCACTGGTAAAAGCAGGTTTTAGCTACAAAGCACTTACTGACCGTGGATTCTACAAAGATAAGAACGGCAATTGGGTGCAGCGTGCATTGGATAAGAACGCCACCGACAAAGAGCGTGAAGATGCCCTCGCAGGTTCTCAGGATGTGCACAATCGTGTGGTGAATATGATGGCTTCACTCCGTCAGACATGGGGAGGTTCGGAAGAGATTGCCAAAAATATTATGGAGAAAGCAGGCTTTACACGGTTACTCTATTCCAACGAACCCGACAGAGCAGATCCGCAGCCTTGGAACGCAAACGGAATCACCTACAACACCGGCGACCCGGACGATGGACTGGCTGGTGGTAACTATTCGGGAACCGGCAAACTTTCATCCGCTGCACCGAAACAGGTCATCGTCAACATCACCAACTTACTGAGTGTCGAGGCAATCAAAATACTCAAATCAGAAGATGGCAAATCGTCTGAGGTGCAGGGACTCAAAGAGCAGTTAGCACAAGCACTAATTGATGTGGTGCATGATTTTGATGCGTCATGGAACGGCTAA
- a CDS encoding ATPase component BioM of energizing module of biotin ECF transporter, whose protein sequence is MRRSGKSTLLSAFANELLESGVKQEQIIFFNFEERENLELTDWTKLYDEIIVKTDPLKKSYIFLDEVQIISNFEKLVDSLYVKKNIDLYVTGSNAYLLSSELATLLTGRYIAINVHPFSFAEYALCFPEEKNTDRLFRQYLNNSAFPEAVHLSKVAPELVNDYLQSIYDTVIGKDIVVRHKLRNFNKLQRVIEFLFDSVGSLVSPTNIAEQLNRASDKTISHNTIIKLIKYLTESYILYCAPRYDIKGKELLSTNDKYYLIDLGLKNITTTNKYDANLGHKLENVIYFELLRRGGKVFVGKQNDKEVDFVVHKANNEREYYQVAYSINDEKTLEREFSSLRLIKDNYPKYLLTLDYDTAVIDGIHKINVIDWLLDEVTGG, encoded by the coding sequence GTGCGCCGTTCAGGAAAATCAACACTATTGTCTGCATTTGCCAATGAACTGTTAGAATCTGGAGTCAAACAGGAGCAGATTATTTTCTTCAACTTTGAGGAGCGTGAAAATTTAGAACTCACTGACTGGACAAAGCTCTATGACGAGATAATAGTAAAAACGGATCCACTTAAGAAGAGTTACATTTTTTTGGATGAGGTGCAAATTATATCTAATTTCGAAAAACTTGTTGATAGTTTGTATGTCAAAAAGAATATTGACCTTTATGTGACCGGCTCCAATGCCTATTTGCTTTCAAGCGAATTGGCGACCTTGTTAACGGGTCGGTATATTGCTATCAATGTGCATCCTTTCTCTTTTGCAGAGTATGCACTATGCTTTCCGGAAGAAAAAAACACAGACCGTCTGTTTAGGCAATACTTAAATAATAGTGCTTTCCCTGAAGCTGTTCATCTTTCAAAAGTAGCACCTGAACTAGTGAATGACTATTTGCAATCTATTTACGACACCGTTATAGGGAAGGATATTGTTGTTCGACACAAACTTCGTAATTTCAATAAATTACAGCGTGTAATTGAGTTTCTTTTTGACTCTGTGGGTTCACTCGTTTCACCAACCAATATAGCAGAACAGCTGAATCGAGCCTCTGACAAAACCATATCCCACAATACAATAATAAAGCTGATAAAGTACCTTACAGAATCATATATTCTCTATTGTGCACCACGGTACGATATTAAAGGTAAAGAGTTGTTGTCCACCAATGATAAGTATTATTTGATTGATTTGGGGTTGAAAAATATTACCACTACAAATAAATATGATGCAAACTTAGGTCATAAGTTAGAGAATGTAATCTATTTTGAACTTCTCAGGCGCGGAGGAAAAGTTTTTGTAGGAAAACAGAATGACAAAGAGGTTGATTTTGTAGTACATAAGGCGAATAACGAGAGAGAGTATTATCAAGTCGCATACAGCATTAATGACGAAAAAACACTTGAACGAGAATTTTCGTCATTAAGGCTCATTAAAGACAATTACCCAAAGTATCTGCTAACCCTCGACTATGATACGGCTGTAATTGATGGGATACATAAAATCAACGTTATCGATTGGCTATTAGATGAGGTAACCGGGGGCTAA